The Oryza brachyantha chromosome 7, ObraRS2, whole genome shotgun sequence genomic interval CTCAGCTTCTGTTGAAGGATTTGCGATCAACTGCGAGTCAGAGAAAGCATTGGAGGTGATAGAAGAGTCCCAAGCTAGAGCATATGCCATAGTCCGGACCCTCAATCTGTAAATATGAGGAAAACGTTATTAGCAGTCTGCCATTGTAAGACTTTTGGTGACTgaaatataaatcattttattttcttggtgTCGTAAGTCTTTATCTTGATTTAGATTTTGTCATCTGAAATGAGCTATGAACACTTATATTGTATACCCTTCCCAACAACCCCCGAGTAGTTTAGCCCGCGCGAGGCATAGCGTATTATAGGTTCGGTACGGTGAATAGGGCCTAGCAACtaagttttttcattttatttaagatATTGATCTCATGGCCAAATAAAGAACTTTTAAGCAACAAACTTTATGAAGGACCATATAACATGAGTGTAGCCCCCGAGTGCTTTTGCTAAGAAGTGCAACCATTCAGTGCAAGCAGTCGAGGAAAAAGAGATGTTATAATGGACTAAGTAAGAAATGGATGAAATTGTTCGGTATTCCATTAATTTTCGAGCAATTCTTCGCCGTCCATCTTTAGTCGGTATGAGCTGGAGCAAGTGACATCGACGATGATCTTGGGTGAGCCCACCATAGAGTCAAGGGTATTCAATGCATTAGCATcaatataaatctaggtaagactagaaagtcttatattgcgAACTTGGCACCACTGCAAGATCACATCTTTCTCTATCCCGCATAAATTTTCTACTATTAAAAACACCAGTGAATAGTTTAAATACTTatgtttctaatatttttcactCATCTCTCTATGACAATGGGCCTACTCTTCCAACCCTAGATTGCTAGGTGGTAATTGATTATTATAGAGCATAGTTTCAATTTTGGCACTATTTCATGgaattaaaatattgatttaatttaaCTCTAATCGACAAAACCCATAGACAAATCTAAAAGTGCGACAAATTAAAGAGAAGTATATGTGagtcataatttatttatgattaaattttacaaaactacaaagaGTTTTATCAAGTTatcaaaaactacaaatttaagggTGTTTATCATAGAGGTGCAGATTTAACGctattttttcacaaaactacaacttatgtaacttaaaaaaaatacaatggtGGAGCTCTAAAATATGTAGTTCTTTCATAGCTTCACTactaaatatgtaattttgtgatataAGACCTTAAATCTTTAGTTTCCTAAGAAATTTGGTGTTCAATTaatctgtagttttgtaatactcaaccataaatttgtagttttttcataatttgatGAAAGTAATTGtagttttctgaaatttactctttatTTAAATACTAGTTTATTTATAGGTAATTACTATAATTTgctataatttatttcattagTCCAAACCTCctaaaaactaaatattaCCTCTGGTTTCAAATGATTGTCACcagttattatttatttgttaactttaaccatttggtttttttggaaaaCTATTTTGTACGTCTAAATGTAATACCACCTAGTGCATTAGTGGTGTTCCGGCTTGAGTGTGTGCTCTCGTTTTGGTTTGGCATGTTAGGTCGAAGTGTTAGGCCCATTGGGCTCTAGTATTCGGTTGCCGGGATTGATCCCACATGAAAAGTTTAGATAGATTTGGGCCAAATTATGTACTTATTTCACCCTAAGCATAGTACTTCTGAGCTAACCATTTTACCCTAAGCATAGTGCTATGTGAACGTGGGACCACTCACTATGTAGAGTGGGCTATGTACATTTTGAGGTAGGGTGTTAAAAGTGGTACCAGAGTCGACCAATGCTGCACGGGTGTGCATGTGTGGTGGCCTGTCGAGGGATACGTCACAGCGTGGCACCAAGGGGAGATCCTGGGTATTCACCTGTTGAATAGCGGTAAGCTACCAGAGGAATCAGTCCTATAAGAGGTGAGAATGTAATACCCTAGCCCATTGGTAGTGTTTCTCCCCATGTGTGTGTTCTCGTTCCAGTTCGTCCTGTTAGGCCTGTTGGGCCAAGTGTTCGGTTGTTGGGATTAGTCCCTCGTGAAAAAGTTTAGATAGTTTCTCTAGGTTAACCCTTTTATACGAGTGAGGACGAAAGTATAAGTGGGAGTAACATAAGACCTCTAGGTTAACCCTTTTACACGAGCAAGTACGAAATTGTAAGTTGGATGTTACGTGAACATGGGTGATTTGGGTGGATTTGGGCTTGGGGTGTTACACTTAAACTGTATTGTACTAGTAATGTGtgatttacaaatatacagcCATACAACtttcattaattattagctaatCATTTGAATTTTACTAATGGTCAATGATgacatgtaaattaaaatggagggagtaagatGCCATCGGAGCTCTTTCGTAGAAATTATTGAGAGCAAAATAATTTGAACATTTTGTGTGCAACTTGGGAAGGTTGAAACTAAGTATCGTAGATTACCTTGATACAAAACCAAATCATCTTACCACTATTTTAACTTTAGTTTTATTTAGCAgccaagagagaaagaaacaaagtaatgGAATCAAGTTTTACCAACATCTCTACCCTACCTCTCATGCTTACCAGGAAACAACTACTTTGGTTAACTTCTCTATCTCTAGAACACTACACACCACCCTCACGATTCACACATTGCTGCCACATAGTCCCAAAAGATGGCAATGCCACAAGTTGCCACCTCTCCAAGCCCTTAGCCAGCTTACCTCCTACACACATGTTCCACTAAGAAACATAGAGAATATTTTCAATGAATCTTCTAGAACATAGCCATCCTCCTCGATGTCACAGGTTTTTTTGGTAGCCTAACCCATCTGCCCATTACAGTTAACCCCCGTTTGGTGCACATCAAAGCCGTGGCATCGCGCTCGGCTCTAGGGTGCTGCAGCGGAGCTCCTTCGCTACTCCGATCGCCTCAGGCCACCGCAGGCTAATCCACCATGCCAACATAATCACCACCACCCCACCTACAAAACGGCACAGGAACCCTAGCCAGAGACGTAGTGAGGAGGTggatccccccccccccccccaatacCACCATTGATATCTCCTCCATATTTGAAGCAGCATCACCAAGAAGATTTGCACAGTGTTTcccattttctcttttgattGCATCGACCAACAAGCTGTCGTTTAGCAGTGGCAACGCTGCAAAACTCACAGGCCACCGTAATTCACTTCCCCAAGCCTGCTGTAATGCACTAGCATGTGGGCCCATGTAATTAACACCAACGACCCCAGCGaagaaatattgaaaaattttaggGCTTAATTGGTAAAACAGCAGTGACTTACATGTGGACCCTATAACCTTATCACAATTACACAAAACTTAGAGCCCTTCCTTTGACTACATCGAACACGTGGGGGAGTGCTAATTGATTTCTATAAATCCAAGGGGGCTTTTCGATATTTCCTCAGTGGAGCTGTGGATTTAAAgtctataaaaataacaaaaattatttatagactatTCTGTTGAACTGTAGAAATATGTGAAATTGTAAAATCCATAAGTAATTAAGTATAGATCCATTTCCAGTGAACTTGATTTTTGTTGGATTcataaaattctatagaatATTCATGTGGATTAGAAAATGGCATGTTctgtatagaaaaaattagttaataaTATTGCTataggaaaataatttaatatgtatagaaaattcttgataccttctaaaatatatagaaattccATCCTATCTCCAAAATTAGTGAAATCAATTATTTCTGGCCTTAGAAAAGTATATACTTATTTCTTCAAACTACAAGGTGACAAGCTTACAATTGAAAAAGCctctaaaatttgtatagttattaAGGAGCTTGTTTGACatgtagaaaatatataaacttctATAATAACTAAAAAACTTTTGATGAAGTGTGTTTTATCAAACTTAGGATTTCATTTTACGTACTGTTTTAGGCTTGTATTGCACAAGTATAGCTTGCATAGAACTTATACATTTtcaatacacatataaataccgaacagacatatatatagagcCTATAAAATTCATGCCTTCTGaactaaaacttttaaaatggTAAGTTCTTCACTACATTGTCACCTAAAAAACCAATATAAACTCACCAGGTAAGTCCCAAATACATTAATGTAAGTGTAGTTTCTGTCTCTATTATGGCATTTGcctatatatgctaatatgcGCATAGAAACCGGAAAATTCACAACTCCCAAATAACATGTGATAAAAGAGAAATTTCTTCACTAAAGTACATTTTAAGACATTAAGTACCCACTGTATATAAATCATGCATTTTAGggcatttcatatttttcgcATTATTTGCTATTTACATATTAATACGTTAAATTTCTTTACAGttcaagtcaaaatttgagtGAATTAGGTGGTCATCAAGTGTCCAAGAGTAAGTCAATAGTGCTTTATACCCTCCCTCCTTTGACCATGTTGAAACCTACAAATAGGGGAATGAAAAGTGTTGTTTATAAAATTGCATGCATAAGTGTAAGTATCTGTAATTTAAAATCTGGTAAATTGTAGCTATGACCAAATTGTTGCATGTTCCACCATGAAAAGTTGTGATCCTTACTGATTGTAACCTTAGGAATGTTTTGTGCTTATACCTTAGAAATTTGCAAATGTACATTATGATTACTTTATCTATGAGAATTTAGAAATTACGTTACTTCTGGACAAAGGGCAATTTCGCAATGTAGCTGGTTGGTGGTCGTTGTTACTCTCCAACAAAATTATGAATGTTAGTCCACCTAAGGCCCGTTTAGAtgacaaaagtttttgggagaagtgtcacatcaaacgtttgacccagatgtcgaaagggttttttggacacgaataaaaaaacaaatttcacagtTCGTTTGgaaaccatgagacgaattttttaagtctaattaaatcatcattagcgcatgtggattactgtagcagttatggctaatcatagactaattaggctcaaaagattcgtctcatgatttctctcataactgtgcaattagttttttatttcatctttatttaatgctctatttagctgtctaaagattcgatatgatatgatatttttggaaaaactttttggaaaGTTGTGAGGTTCAAAGAACTTATTGCATGACACGAACATCTTTATGCCCAAAATCCCCATTTGATTActcatttatttgtttggtaCCTCGCAAGTAGCAGGAACCACTATTCTAATTCTTTCTGAGGATTCCATCCAAAAACACGAGATTGGTAACTGACATATCCTGCTCATCATCATTTAGttattgcatttttttaattactggTCATATGTATCAAACTAACTTTGGAATTGGGCACGATATCAATAATCTTTTAGAAACacatactactccctccgtcccaaaataaaccaatttttcactttttacctataatttttaactattcatcttatttaaattttttttgcgactgatatttttgtttttattagatgataaatcatgaataatactttacgtgtgactaattttttctaatttcctaaaaaactttcaaataaaacgagtaGTCAAATATTGGATacggaaaccggagaattggttCTTTTTAGGCAGAAGGAGTACTTTCCAGACGAACATAAACATACCAATAACAGGTACAGAGGTAGATCCATCCGTCCATGGCAGAAGGGTAcgatcgagaaaaaaaaaagaaagaagtcGCGCCCCTGCTTTCTGCTTGTCGctctttctctgtttcctcTCTCCGGGCGACGCTGCTTTctgaactctttttttttttcctcccttcgAGCGCAATCTCGCCCCGCATCTAccgtccgccgcggcggaaCCAGCATATATCGTTGCCATATACTTTGCTACCTCCGTTTGATAATTTtgataatgtaagattttctaacgtattctaaatttatatatagatatcaatgaatctagacatatatatataaacaatatacattggttaatagatgaatctaaatatagaacttcttacattatgaaacggagggagtattatttgATGAAGCTTTTGTCTTAATTATTGTCAGCTGTGAACAGAGCATATATTGTTTACTGTTTGTCTGCTAGCACCATTGTGTTGTTTTTACTCGAACTCCCatgaaatactccctccatcccaaattgaTTATCATATAAGGTCTAGGTACAAAGACCaagaatctatttaattagcatTAAAAGACTATAGTTATAAATGCCAAGCCGTATGTACATCAAAGTTGATTGAGCAGATGCATGCAAGCATTTAATATGCGTGTTAACCAAAGGGTTTTTCACACTATAATCAATGCATAATaggctctcttctcttatatgatgatcaatttggatGAAGGTTTTTCACACTATAATCAATGCATAATaggctctcttctcttatgatgatcaatttggatgaagggagggagtacatgtATTCTGTGAAGTGATCAAAAGAGAGCACTTATTCCAGTTTTCCAGTAATACTTATTCCAGTAATACATGTCATTTCAGCAGCACAACAAGGCCTTTCtcttattttagttgtttgcTCCTCATTTGTTTCAGCTTGATGAGATCAACATAGGCAGCTTCGGCACAGCCTACTTGGACAACATGTTTTCCAGTGAGCCTCCCAAAAGAGAGCACTTATTCCAGTTTTCCAGTAAACCTCCCAAAATAGTATCAAAGTGATGGTTCAGAACACcttaaaaatgaacaaaatggtCCACTGCACCTTAAAATTGTACAAAATGGTTCAGTACACCGAagttttttgtgttttctagTACACTTCTTTCAGTATCTCATTCCAGTTTTCCAGCAACCATCCATCCAGTACTCATCAAACAAAATGAACAATGcatagctaaaaaaattagagggcAATCAAGGGCCtgagattattttattacaaatgCGATGACAAACTAAAAAGTCTGCTACCTTAACATAGCTAACTGACATGTAGAAAATTAACAATGGCAAGCATAGTACATATTATCAAATAACTTCATGAGAAGGACCACAACTACAACTATTGTTCCTATGAACCAATTTCTATTGTCATCAGTCTCTTTTTTCTGCTTGGACAAATTCTTCTTGAATAAAAATCCCATGTCTGAAAGCCGGTCAGCCATTTCTAGCTCTAGCTTCATTATTTCTTCTGCTGCATGTCCTGCTATGTCGGAAAGGAAAGGACTAAACCAAAATTGCACAACGGTACTATCAAAAAGGAATGAATCAAACCTCGACATCGGCAGTTGATTTTTGCAACGCCGGCTTCTTTCCCATATTCAAAGACCTACGAACACTGAAGAGAAACGAGTGGGGAATACTGAGTGATGAGTTGTGAGTGCTTGAGCTGTGGGCAGTGCAAgacagaggaagaagaaggatgTTGTGCGTCAAACGgatcagcgccgccgccaccacctccgcgtCAAACggatcaccgccgccgccgccacctccgcctcagatcagacaccgccgccgccgcccgccaccacGGAGCACTTCCCCCATGGCCGCCTCTTACAGAtcagccaccgccaccgcctcgcctcccACAAAGCACCTCGTTGCCGTCGCGCCTCCCACAGAgcacctcgccaccgccgccgcatacGGATCAGCCGACGCCGTCTCCTCCCACGAAGCAACTTGCCGCCGACGAAGCaactcgccgtcgccgccgccgcccatgaagcaactcgccgccgccgacggatCGGATCAGAAGGGAATGGCTGAGAACCCTATTTCACTCCCTTAGACACTCCTATGCGAAAAGACAAAATTACCCTTCCACCACTCAAAATATTCCGGTATCACCTCATGGACAAATTTGTACCTGGAGGTATCACATATTTTCCACCCTCCGATTGAGCTGATTGAATGGTTGAGATTTAGTACCGGACAGGtatggtagcaaaactcttaTAAAAAGAATTTGATCTATAATCGATTCTTTGACCGGCTTTGGTCGAGCAACCGCTACATTTCTGGAACGGCAACTGCCTACGTAACTGGTCTTCCTTGAAAAAAGGAAGTGGGTGTTTGTTTTTCCCgacttttttaagttaatgtcatatcaaatgtttagatattaattagaagtattaaatatagactattaataaaacctaccctatactctggactatttcatgAGACGAaactattgagcctaattagttcatgattagcgaatgtgatgctacagtaaatatttgttaatcgtggattaattaggcttaaaaaattgtctaatgaaatagtatttatttatacaattagttttgttatctgtgtatatttaatacttttaattaacgtctaaattTCGATGTAAcaaaggacaaaaaaaatacgccagatccaaacaacccctaagtAGTATCCGACCATATGTAGTTCTCGGCCCCTTTCCATTAGGCATGGGCACAAAGGGTCTTCAAGGCGCAATCAACAAATAATTCAATGTTTTTGAATTAGGTCTTGCTCTAGCTTCTTTGGGGATTATTTCTTCCTTCCCAACGCTTTCACGTTGTCTAGGGGAAAATGATGGGTTTTGTTTGAATTGAGTTTACTATCATGTCAGGCATCTCATTATCATCAGCCCATACCGATATGGTAGAAACAGTAATATTTAAGCAATCTTCCACAGCAATTAAACAAACTAAATTAACATAGGCTTGCTTATGTAAATGAAAATTATTCAATTTAAGCTACCAGCATCCATACGGCTGGATCACATAAAACATGAACGAGAATGTAAAGAATGCGAACTAATAATTTATTGTGTCCTTCATAAGATACAAAACTCGTTGACAGTGTCAGCCACTCACATCAAAACAGTATATAACTTTATCAACAAAAGAATACATATCAACACAactttctgatgaacaatatCCTCTGGTCTGTACGTAGCTGTAAATAAGGCCACCTCCTAATAACTTAAAACACAATTGGTGGCAAACACAACTGGCagtgtttctttttctctacAATCCTCTGCTTTCTTAGCAGTTGATGCCACATGTTTGGGTATCTGGGCCAGTAACACGGGTGGTGAATGGATCGATGCGAACCCACAGCAATGAGAAGATGGAAGCCAGGAGGATTGCCCAGACAACAACAATGGTTGGAGTGCGGTTTTGCCTGCCCATAAGACCCTTGAGGAAGGGGTACAAGTGAACAATCACCCAGAAGGCGAAGAAGAGCTTGCCGAAGAGTGGCCCCCATGATTGGTAACCGCTGTTGATTGCATATGAGATACCAGCAACGACACCGACCAGGTTAATGATCAAGATGGTTGTAGGAGGGATGAGAAGCGTTGTCCACTTGAACATGTAGAGCTCAGCAAAGTCACCGTCCTCATCAGAAGCCTTTGAGGTGACAGTGAAGTTGGTGTCGATACCAGCAAGAACCTTGAGAAGACCCTGGAAGACAGCAAACAGGTGCGCAGATATACCTCCAATAACCCAGAACTGCTCATTTCTCCACCACTCATCTATTCCAACACCACTCCACCTCATCTCCAGGATACCGGTGGCAAAAATtgaaatgaagagagagatgaaccAAATACTAGCAAAGTTGCTAATCTGCATTCCAAAATTAATTCAGTTAGTGTAGTTGTTTCAAACATTTTCTATAGAAGGGCATAGATATGCTGTCATAGCTTACCTCTGGGATGATGAACTTCCCAGTGAGCAAACAGATAGCAGGCAAAACACAGTATATGAGAAGTGGGACCGATGTCAGTGGATAAATAGTGGTGTTGATGTAGGCAAATCTCTCCAAGAACTTAAGGCGTCCACCATAGCCATACCATATGGGACAATGGCGACTGAAAAGAATTTCAACAGAACCAAGTGCCCACCGAAGCACTTGGTTCAGACGATCTGAAAGATTGATGGGAGCAGATCCCTTGAAAGCTGGGCGCTTAGGCATGCAGTAGATTGACCTCCAGCCTCGTGCATGCATCTTGAATCCAGTAAGAATATCTTCTGTCACGGAACCATAGATCCACCCAATCTGCAATTCATGCCAACCTTATTACATCTAACAAGGAATGCCCTTACCCATATGTCAGTTTTAACATTTCATGTGCAAGTTGTTACAACAGTAAcacgatattttttttcatctaaatCAACTTTATCCTTGATTTACACAAGCTACTAAAAAGGAATGTAAACACTGCTGCTCTGAGAAATGATACGTTACCTCAGTACCCCATTCAGTCTTGTCCTCATAGCCACAACTAATCACATGGATAGCTTCTTTCAAAAGAGATTCTGGGGTTGCAGATTGAGGAACACCACCATATTCCATAAGAGTGGAGGCAACGAACGCTGCAGACTGGCCAAATCTCTTCTCCAAGCTCATTTGAGACATGAGAAGTgatttttcatcatcaaatCCAGCACCTACCATATAGATGATATGTCAGGATGATATGTTGATTACAACTTGCAATCCCAAAATATGCGATAAAGGACACTAGAAGATGCAAGAGCATATGGATGGTACCTTCAACACCCTCCTCTATATCTTCAAGATTGAATACTGGCACAGAACTGTCTACATGCTTGTTTGACTTCTTTTTGTCCGAGCTCTTCTTCTTTGACTTGCTTGCCTTCTTCCTGCCCCCACATAGTGATGACAAGAAACTTCCCTTCTTCTTTTGCTTAATTGGGGGTTCATAACCATATAGAGCTGTTCTGTTGAAAACACAACCAGTCCCCACATAAACAGGCCCTTGGATGCCATCGAGACCCCTCAAGTTAATCTGTAGCAGACAGAAAtatcccaaaaaaatattgaattggTTAGAAATACAATTGCATATCACTAGTGGTTTCAAATAAGTGAGAAACTTAAAAGAGAATTGGCAACTTACATCGAAAAACACAGTGTTCCTGTTTGCATATCGATCATTCCTATCAATACCATCGAACCTTTGTGGAAACTGAACATAACAGACACTCCTTCCTAGGTTTGGATCCATAAGAAAGCACATAGCTTCCCGCAGAGCCTTGCTGTTGTTGATGTAATGATCACAATCAAGATTCAACATGTATTGTCCATTAGTAAGCACAGCTGAAACACGAACCTACAGAAAAGATTAATCCTCCATTAGAAGAGAAATGAAAATGAACTAGTTAATGCAAGTTTGTAAATACTCCACTACTCACAAGAGCATTCATGGCACCAGCCTTCTTGTGGTGCTGAAACCCAGGACGCTTCTCACGAGACACGTAGACCAGGCGGGGAAGCTCATTACCCTCAGTATCAAGGCCACCACTGTGACCAAGGAAAAcctgagaaaaataataaagagaaATCAGTAAAACAATAATCATCAGGTACAAGAAGCTACATCGAGCATGGTGGAGTATATTTTATTGGAAATGCACTAACCTGGATCATTCCAGGATGGTCCCTAGTATTGTTTCCTGGCCATGGTGTGCCATCTTGCATGATCCATCCTTCCTCAGGGACTTTCTGTGCCTTAGCAACAAGGCCATTTATCCTAACTTTGAATTCTTCATATTCTCTCTGcaacattatttttgtttagacAATGCTAGCATTGGATCAAAAGATAGCAAAAGGCATAATCATGTGtttacaaaaacaaaacaaaccttCATGGCACGGCGGTCTTTAACGAATGAAGGGTGGACTTTGTCTTTCAAGTAATCGATTTTCTGGGAGAAGTACCACTCAGGAGCTCTGGGCTCAATGTTATACTTCTTAACAAATGGAACCCATTTTCTAGCAAACTCTGAAGTCTCAGCCAATGCATCAAAAGTCAGCATTGCAGCACCATCGTCAGATACATAACAAGAGACCTTGTCCACCGGGTAGTCAACAGCAAGAATTGATAGCACAGTGTTGGCAGTAACAAGAGGAGGTTCCTTCATGGGGTCGACTGTACTGACAAAAATGTCAACAGCAGCCAACTGAGATGGTTCACCTTCTCTGTCATACCTGTTAGCAGAAATGAGGTGGTAACAGCATCAGCAATATGAATACATGATGTTTGTTTGGATTAAGTACAAAAGAGCTGAAAAGGAGATCACCTCAATGCCAGCCTATCAAGGTAGGTCTCACGGTTGATTGGAAACCATTTTGGGAACTGATCCAATATCCAGGACAAAGCAAACCAAATCTCACATATCACAGATAAAAGCCACAGCGGGTAGGCATTGCGTACAGGATTTGTAATACGGTAGTGGAGGAAAATGCTTAGAACAATCAAACGCAGTACAATGACCATTCTGTAAGGATTTATTCTGGATGAAGGAAGGGGAACTTTTCTAGAGAGAGGCTGGCGAGTTTCATCATTCCTGCAATTCAAATGCATAAAATTAATGTCACAAGACTTGTTTATGCAACATGGAAAATGCTCCGATAATTTAATCTCTAAACTATTTGACTTTGTGAACTTtcagatatattttgtttccttCTATCAGGGAAAGGAAACGCAGTTCACTCAGGGTAACTGCACTAAAGAGTTAACTAGTAACTTAGGACAgacacttttttttgttaaatttaccAAATCATTGTACCAAAAATTACAACTGTAAGTATTAGTGGAAAAAAGTGGAGCTCATTGATACATTGAGATCACCCACTTGTTCGGCTGCATCTTGATGTCCACagtgcaaaacaaaaaagatccATATAGTAAATTTGGTTAGTCCGCAATTTAGTTAGAACCTAGCCATACTACATTTGTAAATGTGTTGATAAAAGTTTCCACTAACAGTTAGCATATGATCTTGTAAATGATGTGTATGCTGAGAGGATTAGGAAGATGTCAGGACTCACAGTAAGGCGTCTTCCATGTTGTAATCAGTAGATGCATCAATATCACCAACTCCCCGACCTTCAGAAGGAGCAATGCTTGTCCCATTGGTCATGGGAATTGCGCCCTTATCCTGTTTCATTTTCCAGCCATCAACTCTTTCTTTCCAGGCAACATTTCCAATGCTACCAGAGAACTCCCTTGACGGATTTGCTGGAAAGAAGCAAGAAACGATATTACGATCAAGGAGATGTGCATAATGATAACATCATATCAAGATATAAACATACGTGAATGGTTCACATAGGGGAATGGAGCGCGCTTGCCGATGTTTCCAGTAGGAGACATCATATGATGATCAGGGGAAGCTCCAGGGATTTCTCCCGAGATCTGCAAAATCCAATCAAGATTAGCCATTTTGAGCATGCCCAGACAATCGATAGCACGATCAGTTTAAAAGCTCACAC includes:
- the LOC102713377 gene encoding probable cellulose synthase A catalytic subunit 8 [UDP-forming], translating into MDGDADAVKSGRHGSGQACQICGDGVGTTAEGDVFAACDVCGFPVCRPCYEYERKDGTQACPQCKTKYKRHKGSPAIRGEEGEDTDADDVSDYNYPASSSADQKQKIADRMRSWRMNAGGSGDVGRPKYDSGEIGLTKYDSGEIPRGYIPSVTNSQISGEIPGASPDHHMMSPTGNIGKRAPFPYVNHSPNPSREFSGSIGNVAWKERVDGWKMKQDKGAIPMTNGTSIAPSEGRGVGDIDASTDYNMEDALLNDETRQPLSRKVPLPSSRINPYRMVIVLRLIVLSIFLHYRITNPVRNAYPLWLLSVICEIWFALSWILDQFPKWFPINRETYLDRLALRYDREGEPSQLAAVDIFVSTVDPMKEPPLVTANTVLSILAVDYPVDKVSCYVSDDGAAMLTFDALAETSEFARKWVPFVKKYNIEPRAPEWYFSQKIDYLKDKVHPSFVKDRRAMKREYEEFKVRINGLVAKAQKVPEEGWIMQDGTPWPGNNTRDHPGMIQVFLGHSGGLDTEGNELPRLVYVSREKRPGFQHHKKAGAMNALVRVSAVLTNGQYMLNLDCDHYINNSKALREAMCFLMDPNLGRSVCYVQFPQRFDGIDRNDRYANRNTVFFDINLRGLDGIQGPVYVGTGCVFNRTALYGYEPPIKQKKKGSFLSSLCGGRKKASKSKKKSSDKKKSNKHVDSSVPVFNLEDIEEGVEGAGFDDEKSLLMSQMSLEKRFGQSAAFVASTLMEYGGVPQSATPESLLKEAIHVISCGYEDKTEWGTEIGWIYGSVTEDILTGFKMHARGWRSIYCMPKRPAFKGSAPINLSDRLNQVLRWALGSVEILFSRHCPIWYGYGGRLKFLERFAYINTTIYPLTSVPLLIYCVLPAICLLTGKFIIPEISNFASIWFISLFISIFATGILEMRWSGVGIDEWWRNEQFWVIGGISAHLFAVFQGLLKVLAGIDTNFTVTSKASDEDGDFAELYMFKWTTLLIPPTTILIINLVGVVAGISYAINSGYQSWGPLFGKLFFAFWVIVHLYPFLKGLMGRQNRTPTIVVVWAILLASIFSLLWVRIDPFTTRVTGPDTQTCGINC